The DNA region CTTCCGGAGCGTGCTCCTGCGCGTACGTCACGACGTCGACGTGCGCGGCCAGGCCGAGCGCGGCCACCTTGGCGCGCTGCGTGCCGGGCAGGCCGTTGGTCAGCACGCCCAGGCGACGCCCCTGCCCCCGCAACGCGGCGAGCACCTCGCGCGAGGTGCGTGGCAGCCGCAGCCGCGGCGCATGGGTCCTGATGATCTCGACGTACCTCGGCACCTCGGCGACCGGCAGGGCGTAGGCGGCGCAGAACGCCTGCAGGAGCCCCTCCCTGCCGTGACGCCGGAAGCGGCGCGCCAGGAACCGGAAGAGGACCCGGGCCGGCATCCCGGTCTCGTCGGCCACGACCCGCGCCAGCGCCGCGTGGCCACTGAGCACGAACCGCCGCTCCCGGTAGAGCGTGTCGTCGAGGTCGAAGATGACCGCCACAGGCTCAGGCACGACCGCGTCCCTCCGCGAGGTCGCGGATCGCCCGCGCCACGCGATCCGCGCCGCGGCCGTCGATGAGGCGCGGTCCCTCGATCGCCACGCGACGTCGCCAGGGCGCGTCTGCAAGGAGCCTGGTCATGGCGCGACACACCGACGGGACGACATCGCGACCCCCGGCGGCCAGGCCGCCGTCGAGCGCAAGTCCTCGGGCCGCGAAGCCGCGGATGGTGGGCCGTTGGGCCGCCACCACGGCGACGCCGATGGCCGGCACGCCGCTGCCGACGGCTTCGTAGAGCGTCACGCCACCACCGACCACCGCCACGTCGACCTGCGCCATCCAGGGCGACAGGCCCGCCGGCGCCGCGACCCACGCGAACCCATCGGCGGGCCCCGAGCCTCCCGTGGCAATCACGTCGAGCGACGGCCACCGACGCGTCAGCGTCGACGCGATGCGACGGGTCAGGGCGGCGCGCGGGCCGCCGCCCAGCGACACCAGCACGCGGCGCACCTGATCGCCGCGCCGCGCTGGCCGCGCGGCAACGGTTGCATATGCGGGGCCGCGCAGCACGCGCCTGGCCGGCAGCCGGCCGCGACAGACGATGCTGCCGTCGACCGCGAGGTCGGACGGGAGGGGTCCCAGACCGAGATCGTGCATCGAGACCACCGGCACCGACCGGCGTCGCGCCGCGACGCACCACGGGCGGCTGGCGCGCTCCCTCGGATCGTCGAGGACCAGCACGCGTGGCCGCACCGCATCGAGGATGGCGCCGGCGGCCCCGCCGGCAATGGTCGGGAGCGTGAGATCGGGCGCGCCGCGTCCGCGGATGCTCACGACGCACGGGCGGCCGAGCGCGCGCGCCAGCACCTCGGCGCGACGCAGGTGGCCGTGTCCGAGTCGAGGTCCGGCCGCGACGCGAAGGAGAGCGAAGGTCACGGGGCCGCCGCCAGCAGCCGGTCGAGCGTCTCGATCACGCGATCGACGTCGGCAAGGGGCATCCCGCTCCAGAACGGCAGGGACAAGGAGTGGTCGCTGTGGTACTCGGCGTTCGGGAACATGCCGCGCGCGAGCCCGAAGCGCTGCGCGTAATAGGTGTGCAGGTGCAGCGCGCGGAAATGGACGCTCGTGCCGATCCCTTCCCGTGCGAGCGCAACCTGGAGGGCATCGCGCGTCCAGCCGCAGTGCGCGGGGTCCACCAGGACGGTATAGAGGTGGCGCGCATGGGTCCAGCCGGCGGGCAGCGGCGCGGGGCGGACCAGCGGCAGCCCCACGACCCCGGCTTCGTATCGCGCCCACAACGCCTCGCGATGGGCCTGCATCTGCTCGAGGCGCGAGAGCTGCACCAGGCCGAGCGCCGCCTGCAGGTCCATCATGTTGTACTTGTAGCCGGGCATCTCCACGTCGTACTGCGCCGGCGCACCGGGAGCGTAGCGCGCCCAGGCGTTGCGCGACAGGCCGTGCAGCGCGGCGACCCGCATCCAGTCGGCATCCTCGGAGGAGGCCGTGGTGACCATCCCCCCTTCGCCGGTGGCGAGGTTCTTGGTCGAGTAGAAGCTGAAGGCGGTGAAGTCGGCGATGGTGCCGATGCGGCGGCCGTCGACGCGCGCATCGATGCAGTGCGCGGCGTCCTCCACCAGGCGGAGCCCTCGCGCGTCGGCCAGGGCGCGGAACGCCAGCGGGTCGGCAGGCCGCCCCGCGTAGTGGACCGGCAACAGCACTCGGGTCCGCTCGGACACCGCCGCGGCCGTCGCGCCGGGATCCATCGTGCCGGTGTCCCGGTCGACGTCCACGAAGACCGGGGTCCCGCCGGCGTGGAGCACGGTGTTGGCCGTGGCGCAGAACGTCAGCGGCGAGGTAAGCACCTGGTCGCCCGGCCCGACCCCGCACGCCAGCAGCGAAAGGTGCAGCCCCGCCGTGCAGGAATTGAGGGCGACCGCTTCCGGTGCGCCGGTGAACTGCGCGAAGGCGGCCTCGAAGGCCTTCACCTTCGGCCCGGTCGTCAGCCAGCCGGACGCCATGACCTCGGCGAGTGCCGACAACTCGGCGTCGCCCATGTCGGGGCGCGCGAGGGGCACGAAGGCGGGGCCGGTCTGGCCTCTGGGGCCGGTGGACATGGTCGCTCGTCGGCTCGAGTGGGTGGCCGTCAGGCCACCGGCGCCGACTGCAGGGCGTGCAGTTGCGCCCGGCCTTCGGCCAGCCTGACCTGCCAGGACGCGAGCGCCGTGGTCAGGTCGTGTTCCAGGGCGTCGGCGACGGCAACCCAATCCGCGCTCTCGGCCGCGCCCGTCAGGACGGCGGCCACCCGGTCGATCTCGGCCACATCGTCCCCCAACCAGTCGGTCGGTGCCAAGCCCGCCTGCCGCGCCCAGAGGTCTGCGGTATGGACCAGGGCGGCCAGCAGCGCGAGGTTGTCGGCCAGCGGCGCCAGTTGGGGACCGGCCTCCTGCGCACTGGCCCCACGCAGCGTCGTCGCGAGTCCGCGGGCTTCCTGCGACAGCTCGGGCAGGTACCGCAGGGCGTCACCGAGTGCCGAGGCAGCCATCTCCCCCGCCGGAGTGGTGTCCACGTCGAGGGCATCGGCGTCGTGCAGGACCCGCTCCAGCACCCCGGACTCGCGGAATGCCGGTTCGTCGACACCATTGATGCGGACGGCCGTCACTATGCGCTTGCCTTGCGCGAGCACCGGCTCGACGGCCGACAGCACCGCATCGACCGTAATCGGCACGTTGACGCCGGGGATTAACGTGGAATCTACGCGAAGTGTGAGCATCGAGGTCTCCATGCTGCTGCAGACAGGAGCAAACGGGAGGCCAGCCCCGAATCCGATCAGGAAACCGGCATGGATGTTGGATTGTCCCGGTGTGGCTGGTGAGAGGGCGGTGTGCGGCGCGTGTGCGCCTACCGCTCAAGCTGCGCACACACCCGCCGATTTGCCCTTGTGAGCCCCTTAAGGCTCCGCACCCGGAGGAGTAGGCATGGCATCGTTCTCGGTCGTCACCAATGTGTCTGCGGTCAACGCGCAGGCCAACCTGTACCAGACCAACATCGGTCTGCGGCAGGCCCTGACCCGCGTGTCGAGCGGGTATCGCATCAACTACTCGGGCGACGATGCGGCCGGCCTGGCGGTCGCCAACCGGTATCGCTCCGACGTCGCCGTCCTGCAGCAGGGCGTGCGCAACGCCAACGACGGGCTGTCCGATCTGCAGATCAAGGACGGCGCCCTCGACAACATGTCCAAGCTGCTCGACCGTCTCGCCGTGCTGGCCACGCAGGCGGCCTCGGGCCAGACGACGACGGCCTCGCGCAACACGCTGAGCGCCGAGTTCCTCGACGTGCTCGGCGAAATCAGCCGCGAGTCGAACGTGGCGCGCCTGGACGTCGCCGGCACCTCGCAGGGCTTCTCCGTGTTCGTGAGCAGCAACGGCAGCAATGGCGTCGTGGCCGGCACCATCGGCGACGTCGACATCACGTCGCTCGGGCTGGTGGGGCTGGACATCTCCACGCAGGGCGGCGCCCAGACCGCGGTGTCCACGGTCACCACCGCCATCACCAACCTCGGCGCGGTCCAGGGCCAGGTGGGTCAGTTGCAGAACCGGCTCTCCTACGCGATCAACCTCGCGCAGAGCCAGATCGTCAACACCAAGGCCGCCGAGAGCCGCATCCGCGACGCCAACGTCGCCGAG from Luteitalea sp. TBR-22 includes:
- a CDS encoding flagellin encodes the protein MASFSVVTNVSAVNAQANLYQTNIGLRQALTRVSSGYRINYSGDDAAGLAVANRYRSDVAVLQQGVRNANDGLSDLQIKDGALDNMSKLLDRLAVLATQAASGQTTTASRNTLSAEFLDVLGEISRESNVARLDVAGTSQGFSVFVSSNGSNGVVAGTIGDVDITSLGLVGLDISTQGGAQTAVSTVTTAITNLGAVQGQVGQLQNRLSYAINLAQSQIVNTKAAESRIRDANVAEESANLTRYSILNQSGIAALAQANQSTSAVLSLLRG
- a CDS encoding DegT/DnrJ/EryC1/StrS aminotransferase family protein gives rise to the protein MSTGPRGQTGPAFVPLARPDMGDAELSALAEVMASGWLTTGPKVKAFEAAFAQFTGAPEAVALNSCTAGLHLSLLACGVGPGDQVLTSPLTFCATANTVLHAGGTPVFVDVDRDTGTMDPGATAAAVSERTRVLLPVHYAGRPADPLAFRALADARGLRLVEDAAHCIDARVDGRRIGTIADFTAFSFYSTKNLATGEGGMVTTASSEDADWMRVAALHGLSRNAWARYAPGAPAQYDVEMPGYKYNMMDLQAALGLVQLSRLEQMQAHREALWARYEAGVVGLPLVRPAPLPAGWTHARHLYTVLVDPAHCGWTRDALQVALAREGIGTSVHFRALHLHTYYAQRFGLARGMFPNAEYHSDHSLSLPFWSGMPLADVDRVIETLDRLLAAAP
- a CDS encoding HAD family hydrolase; the protein is MPEPVAVIFDLDDTLYRERRFVLSGHAALARVVADETGMPARVLFRFLARRFRRHGREGLLQAFCAAYALPVAEVPRYVEIIRTHAPRLRLPRTSREVLAALRGQGRRLGVLTNGLPGTQRAKVAALGLAAHVDVVTYAQEHAPEGKPARGCFVAALRALGVDAGRAVFVGDHPQKDIAGAAALGLRTIWLPDRATAIATTPADAVARTLADVPPLVARLLEDRHVRAC